One window from the genome of Babylonia areolata isolate BAREFJ2019XMU chromosome 11, ASM4173473v1, whole genome shotgun sequence encodes:
- the LOC143287489 gene encoding phosphatidylinositol N-acetylglucosaminyltransferase subunit A-like isoform X1: MAGVNLQGIMKHSICMVCDFFYPNMGGVESHIYQLSSCLVDRGHKVVIVTHKYGDRCGVRYLSNGLKIYYLPVPPFYNQCILPSLFTTLPLMRSVFIREKISIVHGHSAFSTLGHEAMFHARTMGLRTVFTDHSLFGFADASSILTNKVLKFSLADVSHVVCVSHTSKENTVLRSRISAHEVSVIPNAVDATMFVPDPSKRTPGKITVVVISRLVYRKGMDLLAGIIPLITAKYPHVSFLIGGDGPKRVLLEEVREQHDLHDRVTFIGSLNHSQVREVLCQGDILVNTSLTEAFCISIVEAACCGLQVVSTKVGGVPEVLPPDLIYLAEPNVKALAEALEKAIEDHQLGRAVSPWDAHHRVKHMYTWTDVAERTEKVYNRVSASALRDTSARLQRYYDCGPLAGKLFVLAAVLNLWFLALLTYVMPAKNIEKAPELKIPKK, encoded by the exons ATGGCTGGGGTGAATCTTCAAGGAATTATGAAGCATAGTATATG CATGGTGTGCGACTTTTTCTACCCTAACATGGGAGGGGTAGAGAGCCACATCTACCAGCTGTCCAGCTGTCTAGTGGACAGAGGACACAAGGTTGTGATTGTGACACATAAATATGGAGACCGCTGTGGTGTTCGATATCTTTCCAATGGTCTCAAG ATATATTACCTCCCAGTGCCACCTTTTTACAACCAGTGTATCTTACCCAGCCTCTTCACAACATTACCTCTGATGCGGTCTGTCTTCATTCGTGAGAAGATCAGCATCGTCCATGGGCATTCT GCTTTTTCAACTCTGGGGCATGAGGCGATGTTCCACGCCCGTACAATGGGTTTGAGGACAGTCTTCACCGACCACTCGCTGTTTGGCTTTGCGGATGCCAGTTCCATCCTTACAAACAAAGTGCTCAAGTTTTCCCTGGCTGATGTGTCCCATGTGGTGTGCGTGTCACACACAAG CAAAGAGAACACAGTGTTGCGTTCCAGAATATCGGCTCATGAAGTGTCAGTCATCCCCAACGCTGTCGATGCCACCATGTTTGTGCCTGACCCCAGTAAACGCACTCCTGGCAAGA tcacTGTAGTGGTGATCAGTCGGCTGGTGTACAGAAAGGGAATGGACCTGTTGGCTGGCATCATTCCCCTCATCACTGCCAAATATCCTCATGTCTCCTTTCTCATAG GGGGTGACGGGCCGAAGCGAGTGCTTCTGGAAGAGGTGAGGGAGCAGCATGACCTGCATGACAGGGTCACCTTCATCGGGTCGCTCAACCACAGCCAAGTCAGAgag GTTCTGTGTCAAGGAGACATTCTGGTCAACACATCACTGACTGAGGCCTTCTGTATTTCCATTGTAGAGGCTGCCTGTTGTGG ACTTCAGGTGGTGAGCACAAAAGTTGGAGGTGTACCTGAGGTGTTGCCACCTGATCTCATCTACCTGGCTGAACCTAATGTGAAAG CCCTGGCAGAAGCCCTGGAAAAGGCCATAGAGGATCACCAGCTGGGCCGAGCAGTGTCGCCGTGGGATGCTCACCACCGCGTGAAGCACATGTACACCTGGACAGATGTTGCTGAACGCACAGAGAAGGTGTACAATAGGGTCAGTGCTTCAGCGCTCAGAGACACCAGTGCTCGTCTTCAGAG GTACTATGACTGTGGTCCCCTGGCTGGCAAGCTGTTTGTGCTGGCAGCAGTTCTCAACCTCTGGTTCCTGGCTCTCCTGACCTACGTCATGCCGGcaaag aACATTGAGAAAGCGCCGGAACTGAAGATCCCCAAAAAATGA
- the LOC143287489 gene encoding phosphatidylinositol N-acetylglucosaminyltransferase subunit A-like isoform X2 has translation MVCDFFYPNMGGVESHIYQLSSCLVDRGHKVVIVTHKYGDRCGVRYLSNGLKIYYLPVPPFYNQCILPSLFTTLPLMRSVFIREKISIVHGHSAFSTLGHEAMFHARTMGLRTVFTDHSLFGFADASSILTNKVLKFSLADVSHVVCVSHTSKENTVLRSRISAHEVSVIPNAVDATMFVPDPSKRTPGKITVVVISRLVYRKGMDLLAGIIPLITAKYPHVSFLIGGDGPKRVLLEEVREQHDLHDRVTFIGSLNHSQVREVLCQGDILVNTSLTEAFCISIVEAACCGLQVVSTKVGGVPEVLPPDLIYLAEPNVKALAEALEKAIEDHQLGRAVSPWDAHHRVKHMYTWTDVAERTEKVYNRVSASALRDTSARLQRYYDCGPLAGKLFVLAAVLNLWFLALLTYVMPAKNIEKAPELKIPKK, from the exons ATGGTGTGCGACTTTTTCTACCCTAACATGGGAGGGGTAGAGAGCCACATCTACCAGCTGTCCAGCTGTCTAGTGGACAGAGGACACAAGGTTGTGATTGTGACACATAAATATGGAGACCGCTGTGGTGTTCGATATCTTTCCAATGGTCTCAAG ATATATTACCTCCCAGTGCCACCTTTTTACAACCAGTGTATCTTACCCAGCCTCTTCACAACATTACCTCTGATGCGGTCTGTCTTCATTCGTGAGAAGATCAGCATCGTCCATGGGCATTCT GCTTTTTCAACTCTGGGGCATGAGGCGATGTTCCACGCCCGTACAATGGGTTTGAGGACAGTCTTCACCGACCACTCGCTGTTTGGCTTTGCGGATGCCAGTTCCATCCTTACAAACAAAGTGCTCAAGTTTTCCCTGGCTGATGTGTCCCATGTGGTGTGCGTGTCACACACAAG CAAAGAGAACACAGTGTTGCGTTCCAGAATATCGGCTCATGAAGTGTCAGTCATCCCCAACGCTGTCGATGCCACCATGTTTGTGCCTGACCCCAGTAAACGCACTCCTGGCAAGA tcacTGTAGTGGTGATCAGTCGGCTGGTGTACAGAAAGGGAATGGACCTGTTGGCTGGCATCATTCCCCTCATCACTGCCAAATATCCTCATGTCTCCTTTCTCATAG GGGGTGACGGGCCGAAGCGAGTGCTTCTGGAAGAGGTGAGGGAGCAGCATGACCTGCATGACAGGGTCACCTTCATCGGGTCGCTCAACCACAGCCAAGTCAGAgag GTTCTGTGTCAAGGAGACATTCTGGTCAACACATCACTGACTGAGGCCTTCTGTATTTCCATTGTAGAGGCTGCCTGTTGTGG ACTTCAGGTGGTGAGCACAAAAGTTGGAGGTGTACCTGAGGTGTTGCCACCTGATCTCATCTACCTGGCTGAACCTAATGTGAAAG CCCTGGCAGAAGCCCTGGAAAAGGCCATAGAGGATCACCAGCTGGGCCGAGCAGTGTCGCCGTGGGATGCTCACCACCGCGTGAAGCACATGTACACCTGGACAGATGTTGCTGAACGCACAGAGAAGGTGTACAATAGGGTCAGTGCTTCAGCGCTCAGAGACACCAGTGCTCGTCTTCAGAG GTACTATGACTGTGGTCCCCTGGCTGGCAAGCTGTTTGTGCTGGCAGCAGTTCTCAACCTCTGGTTCCTGGCTCTCCTGACCTACGTCATGCCGGcaaag aACATTGAGAAAGCGCCGGAACTGAAGATCCCCAAAAAATGA
- the LOC143287490 gene encoding trafficking protein particle complex subunit 4-like — MAIFSVYIVNKAGGLIYQHDHNASRPEVEKTFSYPLELMLKVFDDKIVVAFGERDGIKVGHTVLGINGVAAEGRFLKDGRDILETLAMEENYPINIKFGRPKLTTNEKIMLASMFHSLFAIGCQLSPEPRSSGIEVLETDTFKLHCHQTMTGIKFVVITDPRQMAVDGLLKKLYEVYADFALKNPFYSLDMPIRCELFDENLKTAIEQAERLGAGNV, encoded by the exons ATGGCTATCTTTAGTGTTTACATTGTCAATAAAGCTGGTGGTTTGATTTATCAACATGACCACAATGCTTCACGTCCTGAAGTGGAAAAGACTTTTAGCTACCCATTGGAGCTTATGCTAAAAGTATTTGATGACAAAATCGTCGTTGCCTTCGGCGAAAGAGATGGGATTAAAG TTGGACACACAGTTCTGGGTATCAATGGAGTAGCAGCTGAAGGACGCTTCCTGAAGGATGGCCGTGACATCCTGGAAACACTGGCCATGGAAGAGAACTATCCCATCAACATCAAGTTCGGCCGACCCAAACTGACCACCAATGAAAAAATCATGCTGGCCAGCATGTTTCACTC ATTATTTGCCATTGGCTGCCAGTTGTCACCAGAACCAAGGTCATCGGGGATTGAAGTTTTGGAAACAGACACCTTTAAATTACATTGTCACCAAACAATGACAG GCATCAAGTTTGTAGTCATTACTGACCCCAGACAGATGGCAGTGGATGGCCTGCTCAAAAAGCTGTACGAAGTGTATGCTGACTTTGCCCTAAAAAATCCCTTCTACTCTTTAGACATGCCAATCAG GTGTGAGCTGTTTGACGAGAATTTGAAGACTGCAATTGAGCAAGCAGAGAGACTGGGAGCAGGGAATGTTTAG